The proteins below are encoded in one region of Sulfitobacter sp. SK012:
- a CDS encoding GNAT family N-acetyltransferase, translated as MLTENPPAPLGSLVPNWTAPARPSGVPLEGQYVRLERLNPERHAALLFNAYEGHDAVWDYLPYGPFSSSAKYHRWVRDASAHDDPLFYAIKNLETGHWEGVASYLRIAADAGSIEVGNINYGPALQRTRASTEAMFLMMQWAFEAGYRRYEWKCNALNAPSRRAAQRLGFSFEGVFRQALVVKGRNRDTAWFAAIDSEWPALKEAYATWLSPANFDKDGQQIERLGDMTGLVRDASDPTL; from the coding sequence ATGTTGACCGAAAATCCCCCCGCGCCTTTAGGCTCTCTCGTACCGAATTGGACAGCGCCAGCGCGCCCGTCCGGTGTTCCCCTTGAAGGCCAATATGTCCGGCTGGAACGGTTGAATCCCGAACGCCATGCAGCACTTCTTTTTAATGCCTACGAAGGACATGACGCAGTCTGGGACTACTTACCTTATGGCCCGTTTTCGTCATCTGCCAAATATCACCGTTGGGTCCGAGACGCGTCTGCTCATGATGACCCGCTGTTTTATGCCATCAAGAACCTTGAAACAGGCCACTGGGAGGGGGTGGCGAGCTATCTGCGTATCGCTGCTGACGCAGGTTCAATCGAGGTAGGCAATATTAACTACGGTCCGGCGCTGCAGCGCACCCGTGCGTCAACCGAGGCGATGTTTTTGATGATGCAATGGGCCTTTGAGGCCGGGTACCGACGCTATGAATGGAAATGCAATGCGCTCAACGCCCCGTCCCGCCGTGCGGCGCAACGTCTGGGCTTCAGCTTTGAGGGGGTCTTTCGGCAAGCGCTCGTTGTGAAGGGCCGCAATCGTGATACCGCTTGGTTTGCGGCAATAGATTCTGAATGGCCCGCGTTGAAAGAGGCTTATGCGACGTGGCTGTCACCTGCGAATTTTGACAAAGATGGCCAACAAATTGAGCGGTTGGGCGATATGACCGGTCTTGTAAGGGACGCCAGCGACCCCACGCTTTAG
- the aspS gene encoding aspartate--tRNA ligase yields the protein MHAYRSQTCADLNASNVGDTVRLSGWVHRVRDHGGILFIDLRDHYGITQILCDPDSAAFSGVEKVRAEWCIRIDGEVKARDASLINSKIPTGEIEVFVREIEVLGASAELPLQVFGEQEYPEETRLRYRYLDLRREKMQANMVLRSDVVTSIRKRMWDQKFREFQTPIITASSPEGARDFLVPSRLHPGKFYALPQAPQQFKQLLMVSGFDKYFQIAPCFRDEDPRADRSPTDFYQLDLEMSFVTQQDVFDTIEPVIGGIFEEFGGGRAVDKDWAQISYKDAALWYGSDKPDLRNPIKMQVVSEHFEGSGFAIFAKLLEQDGTQIRAIPAPSGGSRKFCDRMNAFAQKEGLPGMGYIFWRDQGEGMEAAGPLAKNIGPERTEAIRQQLGLKVGDAAFFLGGKPKTFEAVAGRARNVIGEELGLTDKERFAFAWIVDFPIFEKDAESGKIDFEHNPFSMPQGGMEALQGDPLKVLGYQYDLACNGYELVSGAIRNHKPEIMFKAFEIAGYGEDEVRKRFGGMVNAFQYGAPPHGGCAAGIDRIVMLLADEANIREVILFPMNQRAEDLMMNAPSEPAPDQLMELGLRVIPQD from the coding sequence ATGCACGCCTACCGCTCACAAACCTGCGCCGACCTCAATGCCTCTAATGTCGGGGATACTGTGCGTTTGTCAGGCTGGGTCCACCGAGTGCGCGACCACGGCGGCATTCTGTTCATCGATCTGCGCGACCACTACGGCATAACGCAGATACTCTGTGACCCGGATTCAGCGGCATTTTCCGGAGTGGAAAAGGTCCGCGCGGAATGGTGTATCCGGATCGACGGTGAGGTCAAAGCGCGTGATGCATCCTTGATCAACAGCAAAATCCCGACTGGCGAGATCGAAGTGTTCGTCCGCGAAATCGAAGTACTGGGCGCATCCGCCGAGCTGCCCTTGCAGGTATTTGGTGAACAAGAATATCCCGAAGAAACGCGCCTGCGCTACCGTTACCTCGATCTGCGCCGTGAAAAGATGCAAGCCAACATGGTGTTGCGTTCAGACGTTGTGACGTCGATCCGCAAGCGGATGTGGGACCAAAAATTCCGCGAATTCCAGACACCGATCATCACGGCCTCTTCGCCAGAAGGCGCGCGCGACTTTCTGGTCCCAAGCCGTCTACACCCGGGCAAGTTCTATGCGCTGCCACAAGCCCCGCAGCAGTTCAAACAGCTGTTGATGGTCTCAGGCTTTGACAAGTATTTCCAGATCGCGCCGTGTTTCCGCGATGAAGACCCGCGTGCTGACCGATCGCCCACTGATTTCTACCAGCTTGATTTGGAGATGTCCTTTGTCACGCAGCAGGACGTCTTTGACACGATTGAACCGGTAATTGGCGGCATCTTCGAAGAATTTGGCGGCGGCAGGGCCGTTGATAAAGACTGGGCGCAGATTTCCTACAAAGATGCAGCTCTGTGGTATGGCTCTGACAAGCCCGACCTGCGTAACCCGATCAAAATGCAGGTTGTGTCCGAGCATTTCGAAGGCTCCGGATTTGCGATTTTTGCCAAGCTTCTTGAGCAAGACGGCACTCAAATTCGCGCAATTCCGGCCCCGTCTGGCGGCAGCCGCAAATTTTGTGACCGTATGAACGCGTTTGCCCAGAAGGAAGGCCTTCCTGGTATGGGCTACATCTTCTGGCGCGACCAAGGCGAGGGCATGGAAGCTGCAGGACCTTTGGCCAAGAACATCGGGCCAGAGCGGACCGAAGCCATTCGTCAGCAACTGGGCCTTAAAGTTGGCGATGCGGCCTTCTTCCTAGGCGGAAAGCCCAAGACCTTTGAAGCCGTTGCGGGCCGTGCGCGCAATGTCATCGGCGAAGAGCTGGGTCTGACCGACAAAGAGCGCTTCGCTTTTGCGTGGATCGTCGACTTCCCGATCTTTGAGAAAGACGCTGAGAGCGGCAAGATCGATTTTGAGCACAACCCTTTTTCAATGCCGCAGGGCGGGATGGAAGCGTTGCAGGGCGATCCGCTTAAAGTGCTGGGTTATCAATACGACCTTGCGTGCAACGGCTATGAGCTGGTGTCCGGAGCCATCCGAAACCACAAGCCAGAGATCATGTTCAAGGCGTTTGAAATCGCGGGCTACGGCGAAGACGAGGTACGCAAGCGCTTTGGCGGCATGGTTAACGCGTTTCAATACGGCGCTCCGCCCCACGGCGGGTGTGCCGCTGGGATTGACCGCATCGTAATGTTGCTGGCTGACGAAGCGAACATTCGCGAAGTTATCTTGTTCCCGATGAACCAGCGCGCAGAAGATCTGATGATGAACGCCCCAAGTGAGCCAGCCCCGGATCAGTTGATGGAGCTCGGTCTGCGTGTCATCCCACAAGACTAA
- a CDS encoding dTDP-4-dehydrorhamnose 3,5-epimerase family protein has protein sequence MAGRFTFHETALAGVIEVRRHRLGDDRGYLERMFCKDDLAQAGWLGEVAQANRTLTSTFGTLRGMHYQRAPFSEVKLVTCLAGQVYDVAVDLREGSKTFGQHTACLLDATIGNALLIPEGFAHGFQTLTDNCEMFYFHSRPYAQKHESGIDAFDPILNIRWPLKQGQQSSRDRDLPPLDKADLPGVPMI, from the coding sequence ATGGCGGGGCGTTTTACTTTTCACGAAACAGCTTTGGCCGGCGTAATCGAAGTTCGACGACATCGCCTAGGTGACGACCGCGGATATCTTGAGCGGATGTTTTGCAAGGATGATCTTGCTCAGGCAGGCTGGCTTGGTGAAGTCGCACAAGCCAACCGAACCCTGACCAGCACCTTTGGGACGCTGCGTGGCATGCATTATCAACGCGCGCCTTTTTCCGAAGTCAAATTGGTCACATGCCTCGCTGGGCAAGTATACGACGTCGCCGTCGATCTGCGCGAAGGCTCAAAGACTTTTGGCCAGCACACCGCTTGTCTGCTCGACGCCACGATTGGCAATGCGTTGCTGATCCCAGAAGGTTTCGCGCACGGGTTTCAGACTCTGACTGATAATTGTGAGATGTTCTATTTTCATTCTCGACCCTATGCTCAAAAGCATGAGAGCGGCATTGATGCATTTGATCCTATTCTGAATATTCGATGGCCTCTTAAGCAAGGACAACAATCATCAAGAGATCGTGACCTTCCCCCGCTCGACAAAGCTGATCTTCCCGGAGTTCCGATGATATGA
- a CDS encoding DUF1501 domain-containing protein, which translates to MTSLSRRRFLTRATLVGCSLAASPLLTPVSFAQAPWDTRLVVIILRGGMDGLDVVRPIGDPGFAALRHATLRDPGLDLDGFFQLHPALGGLMPMWQRGQLGFVHAVSTPYRDKRSHFDGQDLLEAGTSEDGVVARDGWLNRMLQQVPGVHADTAYAIGHSDMRLLNGAAPVANWAPDSDLRLSPQALRLAELVMESDPQMHAALAEAMSLSEGAQAAMMEGDASGRQTPHAEIAHYAADRLNKDARVAAFSLNGWDTHRGQANLLPRALKPLQETLLTLEKSMRPDAWQKTAVIAMTEFGRTARENGTRGTDHGTGGLMVMAGGAVRGGKVHGQWPGVTPDALYGGRDLMPTRDVRAHAAWIMRGLTGIDNATLERHVFPGLEMGADPQLLM; encoded by the coding sequence ATGACATCACTCTCCCGCCGACGCTTTTTGACCCGCGCCACGCTTGTTGGCTGCTCTTTAGCCGCGAGCCCGCTGCTGACCCCCGTGAGCTTTGCCCAAGCACCTTGGGATACCCGACTGGTTGTGATTATCTTGCGTGGCGGAATGGATGGGCTGGATGTGGTGCGCCCCATTGGTGATCCGGGATTTGCAGCGCTGCGGCATGCCACGTTGCGTGATCCGGGGCTGGATCTGGACGGGTTTTTCCAACTGCACCCGGCGCTGGGCGGTCTGATGCCGATGTGGCAGCGTGGGCAATTGGGATTTGTGCATGCCGTGTCCACTCCCTACCGCGATAAACGCAGCCATTTCGACGGGCAGGATTTGCTGGAGGCTGGAACCAGCGAAGATGGTGTGGTTGCGCGCGACGGCTGGTTGAACCGCATGCTCCAGCAAGTGCCGGGTGTGCATGCAGATACGGCCTATGCCATTGGCCACAGTGACATGCGTTTGTTGAATGGGGCTGCGCCGGTCGCGAACTGGGCACCTGATTCTGATCTGCGTCTTAGCCCGCAGGCATTGCGCCTTGCTGAGTTGGTCATGGAAAGCGATCCGCAGATGCACGCAGCCTTGGCTGAGGCGATGTCGCTCTCTGAAGGGGCGCAAGCCGCGATGATGGAGGGCGATGCATCCGGGCGTCAGACACCGCATGCTGAAATTGCGCATTACGCGGCCGACCGGTTGAACAAAGACGCTCGTGTTGCTGCGTTTTCGCTAAATGGATGGGACACGCACCGTGGTCAGGCCAATTTGTTGCCGCGTGCGCTGAAACCCTTGCAAGAAACGCTGCTGACACTAGAAAAATCAATGCGCCCAGATGCCTGGCAGAAAACAGCTGTGATCGCAATGACTGAATTTGGACGCACCGCGCGCGAAAACGGGACCCGGGGAACCGATCACGGGACAGGCGGGCTGATGGTTATGGCCGGTGGTGCGGTGCGGGGTGGCAAGGTCCATGGGCAATGGCCAGGCGTAACACCCGATGCTCTTTATGGTGGACGTGATTTGATGCCGACGCGCGATGTGCGTGCCCATGCCGCATGGATTATGCGAGGGCTGACAGGCATCGATAACGCAACGCTAGAGCGTCACGTTTTTCCAGGGTTGGAAATGGGCGCGGATCCACAACTGTTGATGTGA
- a CDS encoding DUF1800 domain-containing protein, whose amino-acid sequence MTFSPEFAERRFGYGLSPLNPPVASTAAMLAGITAADVQAENFPIEGFETFRNRMILATSKRKELKKARKAGAKDDVQRLTKERKVINRAARQDSRRWMLASMLRRAHTQQAFFERLVAFWGDHFSAQGKAGVLRRGTAPFIETVMRPHVGGRFADLLIAAVTHPLMVHYLDQERSMGPQSNRALKIGRKAGLNENLAREVIELHTLGVSGPYTQDDVRQLAELFTGMSFQVEHGFKFRKDFVEPGTETVLGKTYGPKPSIGVIHSVLEDLARHPATARHIAQKLAVHFVSDMPDPLLVAHLEAAYLENDGALMPVYAALLEHPAAWQETALNMRPADEFIGAAFRALGMTSGAVDGLVEKDIIDLFYKPMALMGQTYQKPDGPDGWPEEDNAWVTPQGIAARMEWAMQVPLRLMPELPDPRDFVVTALGALAPPEVVFAAGAAESRHEAIGLVLCAPAFQRR is encoded by the coding sequence GTGACGTTTTCACCTGAGTTTGCCGAGCGGCGTTTTGGCTACGGTCTATCGCCGTTAAATCCGCCTGTAGCTTCCACAGCAGCGATGCTCGCTGGAATAACGGCTGCTGATGTTCAGGCGGAAAACTTCCCGATTGAGGGTTTTGAGACATTCCGCAATCGGATGATCCTTGCCACATCCAAACGCAAAGAGCTCAAGAAAGCCCGCAAGGCTGGAGCGAAGGACGACGTCCAACGCCTCACAAAGGAGCGCAAGGTGATCAACCGCGCTGCCCGCCAAGATAGCAGGCGTTGGATGCTTGCCAGCATGTTGCGGCGTGCTCATACACAGCAAGCATTTTTTGAGCGTTTGGTTGCATTTTGGGGGGATCATTTTTCGGCCCAAGGTAAGGCCGGCGTGCTGCGCCGTGGCACCGCGCCATTTATCGAAACGGTCATGCGGCCACACGTTGGTGGGCGCTTCGCAGATTTGTTGATCGCGGCTGTGACCCACCCACTGATGGTTCACTATTTGGATCAAGAGCGATCCATGGGGCCGCAAAGCAACCGTGCCCTAAAAATAGGCCGCAAGGCAGGACTGAACGAAAACCTTGCCCGCGAAGTGATTGAGTTGCACACGCTGGGCGTCAGTGGCCCTTATACGCAAGACGACGTGCGCCAATTGGCAGAGCTGTTCACTGGCATGAGCTTTCAGGTTGAGCATGGATTCAAGTTCCGAAAAGACTTTGTTGAACCAGGAACTGAAACAGTCCTTGGCAAGACTTATGGACCCAAACCAAGCATCGGCGTGATCCACAGCGTTCTAGAGGACCTTGCGCGCCATCCCGCCACCGCACGCCATATCGCCCAGAAATTGGCCGTGCACTTTGTTTCCGACATGCCCGATCCCCTGTTGGTGGCGCATCTTGAAGCGGCCTATCTGGAAAACGACGGTGCACTGATGCCGGTTTATGCGGCCTTGCTGGAACATCCGGCCGCATGGCAGGAGACTGCGCTGAACATGCGACCAGCGGATGAATTTATTGGTGCAGCCTTTCGTGCGCTGGGGATGACATCTGGCGCTGTTGATGGGTTGGTCGAAAAAGACATTATTGACCTGTTTTACAAGCCGATGGCGCTGATGGGCCAAACCTATCAAAAACCAGATGGCCCCGACGGTTGGCCCGAAGAGGACAACGCGTGGGTCACACCTCAAGGTATTGCGGCGCGGATGGAATGGGCGATGCAGGTGCCACTGCGGTTAATGCCGGAACTGCCTGACCCGCGTGATTTTGTCGTAACAGCGCTGGGCGCGCTTGCTCCGCCGGAGGTGGTTTTTGCCGCTGGTGCCGCTGAAAGCCGGCATGAAGCAATTGGCCTCGTGCTTTGTGCACCAGCGTTTCAGCGGCGCTAG
- the rfbG gene encoding CDP-glucose 4,6-dehydratase has product MELISFWKDKSVFLTGHTGFKGAWMALLLSHMGARVTGYSLAPESSPNLFELCGVADKITDHQIADIRDVDALQKSVAKAQPEVIFHLAAQSLVRRSYSVPVETFEINVMGTAHVLEATRQLPYPCAVVAVTTDKVYENPERIYPFREIDPLGAADPYSTSKAAAELVIATWSKSFAPKNGHGMRIASVRAGNVIGGGDWAKDRLVPDCIRAFVAGDSAQIRNPTAVRPWQHVLDPINGYLVVAEHMMQSMEHIVQKPAWNFGPDLRGEASALAISERAALLWGDGASLEVSPQADAPLEANLLRLDSSKAMLELGWTARWDLDRTIDETIRWYKAWADGKDMAAFTQAQIANFIDQQQGGH; this is encoded by the coding sequence ATGGAGCTAATTTCTTTCTGGAAAGATAAATCCGTATTCCTAACCGGACATACCGGGTTCAAAGGGGCTTGGATGGCTCTACTGCTGAGCCATATGGGTGCACGTGTCACTGGGTATTCTTTGGCACCTGAAAGTTCGCCAAATCTATTTGAATTATGTGGTGTCGCCGACAAAATTACAGATCACCAGATCGCAGATATTCGTGACGTAGACGCATTGCAGAAATCGGTCGCCAAAGCACAGCCCGAGGTTATTTTTCATCTTGCTGCGCAGTCCCTTGTCCGGCGCAGTTATTCAGTTCCGGTAGAGACCTTTGAAATAAATGTAATGGGCACAGCGCATGTATTGGAAGCCACGCGGCAACTGCCATATCCTTGTGCTGTTGTCGCTGTAACGACTGACAAAGTGTATGAAAACCCCGAGCGCATTTATCCTTTCCGCGAAATCGATCCGCTCGGGGCTGCCGACCCCTACAGCACCAGCAAGGCTGCCGCTGAATTGGTCATCGCAACATGGAGCAAGAGCTTTGCTCCAAAAAATGGCCATGGGATGCGCATAGCATCGGTCCGCGCGGGCAATGTTATAGGTGGTGGTGACTGGGCCAAAGATCGTTTGGTACCGGATTGTATCCGCGCATTCGTCGCGGGAGATTCAGCGCAAATTCGTAACCCAACTGCGGTGCGCCCTTGGCAGCATGTGCTTGACCCAATCAACGGCTATCTCGTCGTTGCTGAGCATATGATGCAATCAATGGAACACATCGTTCAAAAACCAGCTTGGAATTTTGGCCCTGATCTTCGCGGGGAAGCTAGCGCGTTGGCCATTTCAGAGCGCGCGGCGCTTTTGTGGGGTGATGGCGCAAGCCTTGAGGTGTCTCCCCAAGCTGATGCACCGCTTGAAGCAAACCTGTTGAGGCTCGACAGTTCTAAGGCAATGCTTGAACTTGGTTGGACGGCGCGCTGGGACCTTGACAGAACCATCGATGAAACCATCCGCTGGTACAAGGCATGGGCTGACGGCAAAGATATGGCTGCGTTTACTCAGGCCCAGATCGCAAATTTCATCGACCAGCAGCAAGGTGGTCATTGA
- the mce gene encoding methylmalonyl-CoA epimerase, with translation MIGRLNHVAIAVPDLDAAADQYRNALGATVGAPQDEPDHGVTVIFIELPNTKIELLYPLGENSPINGFLEKNPAGGIHHICYEVDDIIAARDHLQSTGARVLGTGEPKIGAHGKPVLFLHPKDFNGALVELEQV, from the coding sequence ATGATCGGACGCCTCAATCACGTTGCCATCGCTGTGCCGGATCTGGATGCTGCCGCTGATCAGTACCGCAATGCTCTGGGCGCAACTGTCGGCGCGCCGCAGGACGAACCAGACCACGGCGTGACAGTCATTTTTATCGAGCTACCCAATACCAAGATCGAACTTTTGTACCCTTTGGGGGAAAATTCGCCCATCAATGGTTTCCTCGAAAAGAACCCCGCCGGCGGCATTCACCATATTTGTTATGAGGTCGACGATATCATCGCTGCGCGCGATCATCTTCAGTCAACCGGCGCCCGCGTTCTGGGCACCGGTGAGCCCAAGATAGGTGCCCACGGCAAGCCCGTGCTGTTCTTGCACCCCAAGGATTTTAACGGCGCGCTTGTCGAACTGGAGCAGGTCTAA
- the rfbF gene encoding glucose-1-phosphate cytidylyltransferase, translating to MKVVILAGGLGTRISEETHIRPKPMVEIGGMPILWHIMKIYSAHGLNDFIVCLGYKSYFIKEYFSNYLLHKSDVTFDMRTSGVDVHHRDAEPWRVSLIDTGLETQTGGRLKRVAKYIGDDDFCMTYGDGVADVDLTAEIAFHKSHNKLATILAVAPPGRFGALDIDENNAVKGFAEKPSGDGARINGGFFVLSPKVLDYIDGDSDAWEGKPLTQLAAEGEVRAFRHDGFWQPMDTLRDRNTLDGLLARDEAPWKTWS from the coding sequence ATGAAAGTCGTCATTCTAGCCGGAGGTCTTGGTACCCGCATCAGCGAAGAAACGCATATCCGGCCAAAGCCGATGGTCGAGATAGGCGGCATGCCGATCTTGTGGCATATTATGAAGATCTATTCAGCACATGGCCTTAATGACTTCATCGTTTGCCTTGGATACAAATCATATTTTATCAAAGAATATTTCTCTAACTACCTTTTGCACAAGTCGGACGTAACATTTGACATGCGAACAAGCGGAGTTGATGTACATCATCGAGATGCCGAACCCTGGCGCGTTTCTTTGATTGATACAGGCCTCGAAACTCAGACAGGTGGACGCCTCAAGCGGGTTGCGAAATACATTGGTGATGATGATTTCTGTATGACGTATGGGGACGGCGTTGCTGACGTCGATCTAACTGCTGAAATCGCCTTTCATAAAAGTCACAATAAATTGGCGACGATATTGGCTGTAGCGCCCCCGGGGCGTTTTGGTGCGCTGGACATAGATGAGAACAACGCAGTCAAAGGCTTTGCAGAAAAGCCAAGTGGTGATGGTGCTCGGATAAATGGTGGGTTCTTTGTTCTATCTCCGAAGGTTCTCGACTATATCGACGGCGATTCCGACGCTTGGGAAGGTAAACCACTGACACAACTTGCGGCAGAAGGAGAAGTTCGGGCATTTCGGCATGACGGGTTTTGGCAACCAATGGACACGCTGCGCGACCGCAATACACTAGACGGGCTGCTGGCTCGGGATGAAGCGCCTTGGAAGACATGGAGCTAA
- a CDS encoding acyltransferase → MTIDIHPTAQISKLADIEDSTRGTLIRIGAHSMVDSFVKIKPVGGNGDLILGERVYINSGCVLYTGNGLTIGNDVAIAANCTFAPVNHEYVDPDIPIINQGFRPSKGGIVIEDDVWIGAGVVFLDGAIVRKGCVIGAQSVVRSEIPAYHVAAGNPAVPIKARR, encoded by the coding sequence GTGACGATCGACATTCATCCAACCGCACAGATTTCCAAGCTCGCTGATATTGAAGACAGCACCCGCGGGACGCTGATACGTATCGGCGCGCACTCCATGGTCGACAGCTTCGTCAAGATTAAGCCCGTTGGCGGCAACGGAGATCTGATCCTAGGCGAACGGGTTTATATCAATTCAGGTTGCGTGCTTTACACTGGAAATGGCCTTACAATCGGCAACGATGTGGCCATTGCAGCCAATTGCACCTTTGCGCCAGTCAACCATGAGTATGTCGATCCCGACATCCCGATTATTAATCAAGGTTTTCGGCCCAGTAAGGGCGGTATTGTGATTGAAGATGACGTTTGGATCGGCGCAGGCGTGGTTTTTCTGGATGGTGCCATCGTGCGCAAGGGGTGTGTGATAGGTGCACAAAGCGTCGTGCGGTCTGAAATTCCAGCGTATCATGTAGCAGCGGGAAATCCTGCGGTGCCGATAAAGGCCCGGCGATGA
- a CDS encoding response regulator, whose protein sequence is MDTLDPFAANIPTPTAARPLLGLTVLVIEDSRYACEAMRLLCLRSGARIRRADCLRSARRHLQVYRPSIVVVDLGLPDGNGVDLITELAQAQADGTIVIATSGDTHRAPDAMAAGAHGFLDKPVVSLAAFQELILSALPADRLPASPRMLSDETITPDRMAFQDDMSHIAEVLEDPPNDVALDYVAQFLSGVARSADDPRLEKAALALAEKRALGQSAASETAQIAGLIQQRLNQKIAI, encoded by the coding sequence ATGGATACGTTAGACCCCTTTGCGGCGAACATCCCAACGCCAACCGCGGCGCGGCCTCTTTTGGGGCTTACCGTTCTAGTCATCGAAGACAGCCGATATGCATGCGAAGCGATGCGGCTCTTGTGCCTACGTTCTGGCGCGCGCATTCGGCGGGCGGATTGTCTGCGCTCAGCGCGGCGCCATCTTCAAGTGTACCGCCCATCAATTGTGGTGGTCGATTTGGGCCTGCCGGACGGAAACGGCGTTGATTTGATCACAGAACTGGCGCAGGCACAGGCGGACGGCACAATTGTCATAGCGACATCCGGGGATACCCACCGTGCCCCTGATGCGATGGCTGCTGGGGCGCATGGGTTTCTAGACAAACCTGTTGTGTCACTAGCGGCCTTTCAGGAATTGATCCTATCCGCCCTCCCCGCAGATCGGCTGCCTGCCAGTCCCCGCATGTTGTCGGATGAAACGATCACGCCTGACCGCATGGCATTTCAGGATGACATGTCCCACATTGCCGAAGTTCTCGAAGATCCGCCCAATGATGTTGCGTTGGATTACGTGGCGCAGTTTCTAAGCGGTGTGGCACGCAGTGCGGATGATCCCCGGCTTGAAAAAGCTGCGTTGGCTCTGGCTGAGAAGCGTGCACTCGGCCAATCCGCGGCATCTGAGACTGCGCAGATCGCGGGGTTGATCCAACAACGGCTTAACCAAAAAATAGCAATCTAA
- a CDS encoding class I SAM-dependent methyltransferase: MMTTSNCRHCGHNLSLTFVDLGTAPPSNSYVTAEQLAEPETYFPLRVLVCDECWLVQTQDFAERDVFFSADYAYFSSTSKSWLAHAQSYVETMAERFDLTTSSCFVEVASNDGYLLQYVQELKVPCYGIEPTHSTAVASREKGIETHEEFFGRDLAKRLRNAGKSADLIAANNVLAHVPDINDFLAGFSILLKDTGVVTFEFPHLMRLVSECQFDTIYHEHYSYLSLLAVDRIATANGLHVFDVEEIGTHGGSLRVYAQRADQQPYPLSDNVSMLLQRERDAGMATREYYAAFQTSVYDIRNGAMRYLMDAKDRGLSVAAYGAAAKGNTFMNFCGIRSDLIEYVCDMAPAKQGKYMPGSRLPIERPNKIEETKPDRILIFPWNIKNEVAAQLSYVGDWDAKFVIAIPQIEEFSP, encoded by the coding sequence ATGATGACAACATCAAACTGCCGACATTGCGGACACAACCTGAGCCTTACATTCGTCGACCTAGGGACAGCGCCGCCATCAAATTCCTACGTGACGGCAGAACAATTGGCAGAGCCAGAAACCTATTTCCCACTGCGGGTTTTGGTTTGTGATGAGTGTTGGCTCGTTCAAACTCAGGATTTTGCCGAACGTGACGTATTTTTCTCTGCGGATTATGCCTATTTCAGCTCGACCTCGAAATCGTGGTTGGCCCATGCGCAATCCTACGTTGAAACGATGGCGGAGCGGTTTGATCTAACCACATCATCGTGCTTTGTGGAGGTCGCCTCGAACGACGGCTACCTTTTGCAGTATGTCCAAGAGCTTAAAGTTCCCTGCTACGGCATTGAACCGACCCACAGCACGGCCGTCGCTTCGCGCGAAAAGGGCATTGAAACACACGAAGAATTCTTTGGCCGCGATCTAGCAAAACGGTTGCGCAACGCGGGCAAATCAGCCGATCTGATAGCCGCCAATAACGTTTTGGCCCATGTCCCTGACATCAATGACTTTCTGGCTGGGTTTTCAATTCTGCTGAAGGACACAGGGGTCGTAACCTTCGAGTTCCCGCATTTGATGCGGTTGGTGTCCGAATGTCAGTTCGATACGATCTACCATGAACACTACTCCTATCTGTCACTTTTGGCGGTTGATCGCATAGCAACTGCTAACGGGTTGCACGTTTTTGACGTTGAGGAAATTGGCACACACGGCGGAAGTTTGCGAGTCTATGCTCAGCGCGCGGACCAACAGCCGTATCCACTTAGTGACAACGTTAGTATGTTACTGCAACGCGAACGTGATGCCGGGATGGCCACACGAGAGTATTATGCGGCGTTCCAAACGTCGGTCTACGACATCCGTAACGGCGCGATGCGGTACCTTATGGATGCCAAAGACCGAGGGCTCAGTGTTGCGGCCTATGGTGCCGCTGCAAAGGGCAATACGTTTATGAATTTCTGCGGTATTCGGTCCGACCTGATTGAGTACGTCTGCGATATGGCACCCGCTAAACAGGGTAAATACATGCCCGGATCACGTCTGCCAATTGAACGCCCGAACAAGATTGAGGAAACAAAACCTGACCGTATCCTGATCTTTCCTTGGAACATAAAAAACGAGGTCGCAGCGCAACTCAGTTATGTTGGCGATTGGGATGCAAAGTTTGTAATCGCCATTCCACAAATCGAAGAATTTAGCCCGTAA